From a single Raphanus sativus cultivar WK10039 chromosome 3, ASM80110v3, whole genome shotgun sequence genomic region:
- the LOC108845736 gene encoding glutamate synthase 1 [NADH], chloroplastic isoform X2: protein MLVHSRFSTNTFPSWDRAQPMRVLGHNGEINTLRGNVNWMRAREGLLKCKELGLSKQELKKLLPIVDVSSSDSGAFDGVLELLVRAGRSLPEAVMMMIPEAWQNDKNIDPSRKSFYEYLSSLMEPWDGPALISFTDGRYLGATLDRNGLRPGRFYVTHSGRVIMASEVGVVDVPPEDVMRKGRLNPGMMLLVDFEKHIVVDDDALKQQYSQARPYGEWLERQKIELKDIIKSVPETERIAPPISGAVLANNDDDSMENMGIHGLLSPLKAFGYTVEALEMLLLPMAKDGTEALGSMGNDAPLAVMSNREKLCFEYFKQMFAQVTNPPIDPIREKIVTSMECMIGPEGDLTETTEEQCHRLSLKGPLLTIEEMESVKKMNYRGWRTKVLDITYPKEEGAKGLEITLDRICAEANDAIKEGYTLLVLSDRAFSPTRVAVSSLLAVGAVHHHLVKSLARTQVGLIVESAEPREVHHFCTLVGFGADAICPYLAVESVHRLQVDGKIPPKSNGEFHSKEELVKKYYKASNYGMMKVLAKMGISTLASYKGAQIFEALGLSSEVIEKCFAGTPSRVEGATFEMLARDALLLHEMAFPARAYAPGSAEASALSNPGNYHWRKNGEIHLNDPLAIAKLQEAARTNSVAAYKEYSKRINELNKQSNLRGLMKFKEADVKIPLDEVEPASEIVKRFCTGAMSYGSISLEAHQTLAMAMNKLGGKSNTGEGGELPSRMEPLPDGSRNPKRSSIKQIASGRFGVSSYYLTNADELQIKMAQGAKPGEGGELPGHKVIGDIAITRNSTAGVGLISPPPHHDIYSIEDLAQLIHDLKNANPGARISVKLVSEAGVGVIASGVVKGHADHVLIAGHDGGTGASRWTGIKNAGLPWELGLAETHQTLVANDLRGRTVLQTDGQLKTGRDVAVAALLGAEEFGFSTAPLITLGCIMMRKCHKNTCPVGIATQDPVLREKFAGEPEHVINFFFMLAEEVREIMSGLGFRSLTEMIGRADMLELDREVVKNNDKLKNIDLSLLLRPAADIRPGAAQYCVQKQDHGLDMALDQELIALSKSALEKSLPVYIETPICNVNRAVGTMLSHEVTKRYHLAGLPKDTIHIKFSGSAGQSLGAFLCPGITLELEGDSNDYVGKGLSGGKVVVYPPKGSSFDPKENIVIGNVALYGATSGEAYFNGMAAERFSVRNSGAKAVVEGVGDHGCEYMTGGTVVVLGKTGRNFAAGMSGGVAYVLDVDGKFHTRCNLELVDLDKVEDDDDKMTLKMMIQQHQRHTNSQLAQEVLADFENLLPKFIKVFPRDYKRVLAAMKEEEVSKQAIERASEEADEMEEKELEEKDAFAELKNLAASSSKEEMSGNGVATETPKKPSLVDNAVKHRGFIAYEREGVKYREPSVRLNDWNEVMEESKPGPLLKTQSARCMDCGTPFCHQENSGCPLGNKIPEFNELVYQNRWQEALNRLLETNNFPEFTGRVCPAPCEGSCVLGIIENPVSIKSIECAIIDKAFEEGWMVPRPPLTRTGKKVAIIGSGPAGLAAADQLNKMGHSVTVYERADRIGGLMMYGVPNMKTDKIDIVQRRVDLMTKEGINFVVNANIGKDPSYSLDGLKEENDAIVLAVGSTKPRDLPVPGRDLSGVHFAMEFLHANTKSLLDSNLQDGNYISAKGKKVVVIGGGDTGTDCIGTSIRHGCTNIVNLELLPQPPSTRAPGNPWPQWPRVFRIDYGHQEAATKFGKDPRTYEVLTKRFIGDDNGNVKGLELVRVSWEKDESGRFQFKEIEGSEEIIEADLVFLAMGFLGPEPTLAEKLGLECDNRSNFKAEYGRFSTTVEGVFAAGDCRRGQSLVVWAISEGRQAASQVDKFLSKDEDDLVGAKLEQNLNEMKHRH from the exons atGCTG GTCCATTCTCGGTTCTCTACCAATACATTTCCCAGCTGGGATCGTGCTCAGCCTATGCGAGTTTTGGGGCACAACGGAGAGATTAATACGCTTAGGGGAAACGTGAACTG GATGAGGGCACGTGAAGGTCTGCTCAAGTGCAAGGAACTTGGACTATCAAAGCAGGAGTTGAAGAAGCTTCTACCTATTGTGGATGTTAGCTCTTCTGACTCAG GTGCTTTTGATGGTGTTCTTGAGCTTCTTGTCCGAGCTGGCAGAAGTCTACCTGAAGCTGTCATGATGATGATTCCTGAAGCATGGCAGAATGACAAAAACATTGATCCAAGTAGAAAGTCATTCTATGAATACTTATCTTCGCTAATGGAGCCATGGGATGGACCTGCTCTCATATCAT TTACTGATGGCCGTTACTTGGGTGCCACACTGGACCGTAATGGGCTTCGTCCTGGTAGGTTCTACGTAACCCACAGTGGAAGAGTCATCATGGCTAGTGAAGTTGGGGTAGTGGATGTACCACCTGAAGATGTGATGAGGAAAGGAAGACTTAACCCAGGCATGATGCTTCTTGTTGACTTCGAGAAGCATATTGTTGTCGATGACGATGCTTTGAAGCAACAATATTCCCAGGCAAGGCCTTATGGCGAATGGCTTGAAAGGCAGAAGATTGAACTCAAAGACATCATTAAGTCTGTCCCGGAGACTGAACGGATTGCTCCTCCAATTTCTGGGGCTGTACTG GCGAATAATGATGATGACTCAATGGAGAACATGGGCATTCATGGTTTATTGTCTCCACTAAAAGCGTTTGg TTATACCGTTGAGGCTTTGGAAATGCTGCTACTTCCAATGGCTAAAGATGGCACTGAAGCACTTGGTTCTATGGGAAATGATGCACCTCTAGCTGTTATGTCAAACAGAGAAAAGTTATGTTTTGAGTACTTCAAGCAAATGTTTGCTCAAGTAACAAATCCTCCAATCGATCCTATCCGTGAAAAGATTGTTACTTCAATGGAGTGCATGATCGGCCCAGAAGGTGATCTAACCGAAACAACTGAGGAGCAATGTCACCGTCTCTCCCTAAAAGGTCCTCTTTTGACCATCGAAGAGATGGAATCTGTCAAGAAAATGAACTACAGAGGCTGGAGGACTAAAGTTCTCGATATAACTTATCCAAAAGAAGAAGGCGCAAAAGGGTTGGAGATTACCTTAGACCGAATTTGTGCTGAAGCAAATGACGCGATCAAGGAGGGATACACATTACTGGTTTTGTCTGATCGAG CTTTCTCTCCAACGCGTGTTGCTGTGAGCTCTCTCTTGGCTGTTGGTGCCGTCCATCACCACCTTGTTAAGAGCCTTGCACGTACTCAAGTTGGTTTGATTGTGGAGTCTGCTGAACCACGTGAAGTGCATCATTTCTGTACACTTGTGGGATTCGGAGCAGATGCTATCTGCCCATATCTGGCTGTAGAGTCTGTCCATAGATTACAGGTTGATGGCAAGATACCACCTAAGTCTAACGGTGAATTCCATTCCAAAGAAGAGCTTGTCAAGAAGTATTACAAGGCAAGCAACTATGGAATGATGAAGGTTCTTGCCAAAATGGGAATTTCTACCCTGGCCTCATACAAGGGTGCTCAAATCTTTGAAGCTCTTGGGCTCTCATCAGAAGTCATTGAGAAGTGTTTTGCTGGTACCCCAAGCAGAGTTGAAGGAGCTACATTTGAGATGCTTGCACGTGATGCGCTTCTCTTGCATGAGATGGCCTTTCCAGCCCGTGCCTACGCCCCTGGAAGTGCAGAAGCTTCAGCACTCTCCAACCCTGGGAACTATCACTGGAGGAAGAATGGGGAAATTCATCTTAATGACCCTCTCGCCATTGCCAAGTTGCAGGAGGCAGCAAGGACTAACAGTGTGGCTGCGTACAAGGAATACTCGAAGCGCATCAATGAGTTGAACAAGCAAAGTAACTTGCGTGGGCTCATGAAGTTCAAAGAAGCAGATGTCAAAATTCCACTAGATGAAGTGGAGCCTGCCAGTGAAATTGTTAAGCGGTTCTGCACTGGCGCTATGAGTTATGGATCAATATCACTCGAAGCACATCAAACCCTTGCAATGGCTATGAACAAACTTGGAGGAAAGTCGAACACAg GTGAGGGAGGAGAACTGCCATCTCGTATGGAGCCTCTTCCAGATGGTTCAAGGAACCCTAAAAGAAGTTCCATCAAACAAATTGCTAGTGGAAGATTCGGTGTTTCGAGCTACTATCTTACCAATGCTGACGAGCTGCAGATAAAGATGGCTCAG GGAGCAAAACCTGGGGAAGGTGGGGAGCTACCTGGCCACAAGGTTATTGGAGACATAGCTATCACCAGAAATTCCACCGCTGGTGTGGGGCTTATCAGTCCACCTCCTCATCATGACATCTACTCTATCGAAGATCTTGCCCAGCTAATTCACGATCTCAAG aATGCCAATCCTGGGGCTCGTATTAGTGTTAAACTCGTATCTGAAGCTGGTGTTGGAGTTATTGCAAGTGGTGTGGTGAAGGGTCACGCTGACCATGTTCTGATAGCAGGTCATGATGGTGGTACTGGTGCCTCTCGTTGGACTGGTATTAAAAATGCGGGTCTTCCGTGGGAACTTGGTCTAGCAGAGACGCACCAAACCCTTGTTGCCAATGACCTTCGTGGCCGTACTGTTCTTCAGACAGATGGGCAGCTGAAAACTGGGAGGGATGTTGCCGTTGCTGCTCTTCTTGGTGCAGAAGAGTTTGGTTTCAGTACTGCACCTCTTATTACACTAGGGTGTATCATGATGAGAAAGTGCCACAAGAACACTTGCCCTGTTGGAATTGCTACTCAAGATCCAGTTCTCCGTGAGAAGTTTGCTGGGGAGCCTGAGCATGTTATCAACTTCTTCTTTATGCTTGCTGAGGAAGTTAGAGAGATCATGTCTGGACTTGGTTTCAGAAGTCTAACTGAAATGATCGGTCGTGCGGATATGCTTGAACTAGACAGGGAAGTTGTCAAGAACAACGATAAGCTGAAGAACATTGATCTCTCACTTCTACTCAGACCCGCTGCTGATATTCGTCCTGGTGCTGCTCAGTACTGTGTCCAGAAACAAGATCACGGCTTAGACATGGCTTTGGATCAAGAGCTGATTGCATTGTCTAAATCTGCTCTAGAGAAGTCTCTCCCCGTGTACATTGAAACTCCCATCTGCAACGTTAACCGTGCTGTTGGGACAATGCTGAGCCACGAGGTTACTAAACGCTACCACTTGGCTGGTCTACCAAAGGATACAATTCATATCAAGTTCTCAGGAAGTGCTGGGCAGAGTCTTGGAGCTTTCTTGTGTCCGGGAATTACACTAGAACTTGAGGGTGACAGCAACGACTATGTTGGTAAAGGTCTCTCCGGAGGTAAAGTTGTTGTCTACCCTCCTAAAGGAAGCAGCTTCGATCCAAAAGAGAACATTGTTATTGGTAACGTAGCACTTTATGGGGCCACTAGTGGTGAAGCCTACTTTAATGGGATGGCAGCTGAAAGATTCTCTGTTCGTAATTCTGGTGCCAAAGCCGTTGTGGAAGGTGTTGGTGATCACGGTTGCGAGTATATGACTGGTGGTACAGTTGTGGTGCTTGGAAAGACTGGTAGAAACTTTGCTGCTGGTATGAGTGGTGGTGTTGCATATGTCCTTGACGTGGATGGAAAGTTTCACACAAGGTGCAACCTTGAACTCGTTGATCTTGATAAAGTTGAAGATGACGATGACAAAATGACGCTCAAAATGATGATACAGCAACATCAACGACACACGAACAGCCAACTTGCACAAGAAGTTCTTGCAGACTTTGAGAATTTGCTGCCGAAGTTTATCAAGGTTTTTCCTAGAGATTACAAACGTGTTTTGGCAGCCATGAAAGAGGAGGAGGTCTCCAAGCAAGCCATTGAGCGTGCTTCTGAAGAAGCTGACGAGATGGAAGAAAAGGAACTTGAGGAGAAAGATGCCTTTGCCGAGCTGAAGAACTTGgcagcttcttcttcaaaaGAGGAGATGTCTGGAAACGGAGTGGCCACTGAAACTCCAAAGAAACCTTCTCTAGTAGATAATGCTGTTAAACATCGCGGTTTCATTGCTTATGAGCGTGAGGGAGTAAAGTACAGAGAACCCAGTGTTAGACTTAATGACTGGAACGAAGTCATGGAGGAATCAAAACCTGGACCGCTTCTCAAGACTCAGTCAGCTCGTTGCATGGACTGTGGAACTCCATTCTGCCACCAG GAGAACTCTGGGTGTCCCCTAGGTAACAAGATCCCTGAGTTCAATGAACTTGTTTACCAAAACAGATGGCAAGAAGCGTTGAATCGTCTACTTGAGACGAATAACTTCCCAGAATTTACTGGAAGAGTCTGCCCTGCACCATGTGAAGGTTCATGTGTTCTTGGTATAATTGAGAACCCCGTTTCTATCAAAAGTATCGAGTGTGCTATCATAGATAAAGCCTTTGAGGAAGGATGGATGGTACCAAGACCTCCTCTCACGAGAACAGG GAAGAAAGTTGCCATTATCGGAAGTGGGCCAGCTGGACTTGCTGCTGCTGACCAGCTGAACAAAATGGGCCACTCGGTAACTGTCTACGAGCGTGCTGATAGAATTGGTGGGCTTATGATGTATGGAGTCCCAAACATGAAGACTGACAAAATTGACATAGTCCAACGCCGAGTTGATCTTATGACCAAAGAAGGTATCAACTTTGTGGTCAATGCTAACATTGGAAAAGACCCGTCTTACTCTCTGGATGGACTTAAGGAGGAGAATGATGCAATTGTTCTTGCTGTTGGTTCCACAAAACCAAG AGATCTTCCAGTGCCTGGTCGTGATCTATCAGGTGTTCATTTTGCTATGGAGTTTCTTCATGCGAACACCAAGAGTCTGCTTGATAGCAATCTTCAAGATGGCAATTACATTTCTGCCAAGGGTAAGAAGGTTGTGGTCATTGGTGGAGGTGATACCGGCACAGATTGTATTGGAACATCTATCCGTCATGGTTGCACCAACATTGTAAACCTAGAGCTTCTTCCTCAGCCACCTTCAACGAGAGCTCCTGGAAACCCTTGGCCACAG TGGCCCCGTGTCTTCCGTATTGATTACGGACACCAAGAAGCTGCGACCAAGTTTGGAAAAGATCCTAGAACATATGAAGTCTTGACCAAGCGGTTCATAGGAGATGACAATGGAAACGTGAAAGGGCTTGAACTTGTGCGTGTGAGTTGGGAGAAGGATGAATCCGGAAGGTTCCAGTTCAAGGAGATTGAAGGCTCTGAGGAGATAATCGAAGCGGATCTTGTTTTCTTGGCCATGGGATTCCTTGGACCTGAGCCA ACACTTGCTGAGAAGCTAGGACTAGAATGCGACAACAGGTCGAACTTCAAGGCGGAGTACGGCAGATTCTCCACAACTGTGGAAGGTGTTTTTGCAGCGGGGGATTGTCGGAGAGGCCAGTCTTTGGTGGTATGGGCCATCTCAGAAGGACGTCAAGCTGCATCTCAGGTGGACAAGTTCCTCAGCAAAGACGAGGATGACCTAGTTGGCGCAAAGCTCGAACAAAATCTCAACGAGATGAAGCACCGACACTAG
- the LOC108845736 gene encoding glutamate synthase 1 [NADH], chloroplastic isoform X3 codes for MRVLGHNGEINTLRGNVNWMRAREGLLKCKELGLSKQELKKLLPIVDVSSSDSGAFDGVLELLVRAGRSLPEAVMMMIPEAWQNDKNIDPSRKSFYEYLSSLMEPWDGPALISFTDGRYLGATLDRNGLRPGRFYVTHSGRVIMASEVGVVDVPPEDVMRKGRLNPGMMLLVDFEKHIVVDDDALKQQYSQARPYGEWLERQKIELKDIIKSVPETERIAPPISGAVLANNDDDSMENMGIHGLLSPLKAFGYTVEALEMLLLPMAKDGTEALGSMGNDAPLAVMSNREKLCFEYFKQMFAQVTNPPIDPIREKIVTSMECMIGPEGDLTETTEEQCHRLSLKGPLLTIEEMESVKKMNYRGWRTKVLDITYPKEEGAKGLEITLDRICAEANDAIKEGYTLLVLSDRAFSPTRVAVSSLLAVGAVHHHLVKSLARTQVGLIVESAEPREVHHFCTLVGFGADAICPYLAVESVHRLQVDGKIPPKSNGEFHSKEELVKKYYKASNYGMMKVLAKMGISTLASYKGAQIFEALGLSSEVIEKCFAGTPSRVEGATFEMLARDALLLHEMAFPARAYAPGSAEASALSNPGNYHWRKNGEIHLNDPLAIAKLQEAARTNSVAAYKEYSKRINELNKQSNLRGLMKFKEADVKIPLDEVEPASEIVKRFCTGAMSYGSISLEAHQTLAMAMNKLGGKSNTGEGGELPSRMEPLPDGSRNPKRSSIKQIASGRFGVSSYYLTNADELQIKMAQGAKPGEGGELPGHKVIGDIAITRNSTAGVGLISPPPHHDIYSIEDLAQLIHDLKNANPGARISVKLVSEAGVGVIASGVVKGHADHVLIAGHDGGTGASRWTGIKNAGLPWELGLAETHQTLVANDLRGRTVLQTDGQLKTGRDVAVAALLGAEEFGFSTAPLITLGCIMMRKCHKNTCPVGIATQDPVLREKFAGEPEHVINFFFMLAEEVREIMSGLGFRSLTEMIGRADMLELDREVVKNNDKLKNIDLSLLLRPAADIRPGAAQYCVQKQDHGLDMALDQELIALSKSALEKSLPVYIETPICNVNRAVGTMLSHEVTKRYHLAGLPKDTIHIKFSGSAGQSLGAFLCPGITLELEGDSNDYVGKGLSGGKVVVYPPKGSSFDPKENIVIGNVALYGATSGEAYFNGMAAERFSVRNSGAKAVVEGVGDHGCEYMTGGTVVVLGKTGRNFAAGMSGGVAYVLDVDGKFHTRCNLELVDLDKVEDDDDKMTLKMMIQQHQRHTNSQLAQEVLADFENLLPKFIKVFPRDYKRVLAAMKEEEVSKQAIERASEEADEMEEKELEEKDAFAELKNLAASSSKEEMSGNGVATETPKKPSLVDNAVKHRGFIAYEREGVKYREPSVRLNDWNEVMEESKPGPLLKTQSARCMDCGTPFCHQENSGCPLGNKIPEFNELVYQNRWQEALNRLLETNNFPEFTGRVCPAPCEGSCVLGIIENPVSIKSIECAIIDKAFEEGWMVPRPPLTRTGKKVAIIGSGPAGLAAADQLNKMGHSVTVYERADRIGGLMMYGVPNMKTDKIDIVQRRVDLMTKEGINFVVNANIGKDPSYSLDGLKEENDAIVLAVGSTKPRDLPVPGRDLSGVHFAMEFLHANTKSLLDSNLQDGNYISAKGKKVVVIGGGDTGTDCIGTSIRHGCTNIVNLELLPQPPSTRAPGNPWPQWPRVFRIDYGHQEAATKFGKDPRTYEVLTKRFIGDDNGNVKGLELVRVSWEKDESGRFQFKEIEGSEEIIEADLVFLAMGFLGPEPTLAEKLGLECDNRSNFKAEYGRFSTTVEGVFAAGDCRRGQSLVVWAISEGRQAASQVDKFLSKDEDDLVGAKLEQNLNEMKHRH; via the exons ATGCGAGTTTTGGGGCACAACGGAGAGATTAATACGCTTAGGGGAAACGTGAACTG GATGAGGGCACGTGAAGGTCTGCTCAAGTGCAAGGAACTTGGACTATCAAAGCAGGAGTTGAAGAAGCTTCTACCTATTGTGGATGTTAGCTCTTCTGACTCAG GTGCTTTTGATGGTGTTCTTGAGCTTCTTGTCCGAGCTGGCAGAAGTCTACCTGAAGCTGTCATGATGATGATTCCTGAAGCATGGCAGAATGACAAAAACATTGATCCAAGTAGAAAGTCATTCTATGAATACTTATCTTCGCTAATGGAGCCATGGGATGGACCTGCTCTCATATCAT TTACTGATGGCCGTTACTTGGGTGCCACACTGGACCGTAATGGGCTTCGTCCTGGTAGGTTCTACGTAACCCACAGTGGAAGAGTCATCATGGCTAGTGAAGTTGGGGTAGTGGATGTACCACCTGAAGATGTGATGAGGAAAGGAAGACTTAACCCAGGCATGATGCTTCTTGTTGACTTCGAGAAGCATATTGTTGTCGATGACGATGCTTTGAAGCAACAATATTCCCAGGCAAGGCCTTATGGCGAATGGCTTGAAAGGCAGAAGATTGAACTCAAAGACATCATTAAGTCTGTCCCGGAGACTGAACGGATTGCTCCTCCAATTTCTGGGGCTGTACTG GCGAATAATGATGATGACTCAATGGAGAACATGGGCATTCATGGTTTATTGTCTCCACTAAAAGCGTTTGg TTATACCGTTGAGGCTTTGGAAATGCTGCTACTTCCAATGGCTAAAGATGGCACTGAAGCACTTGGTTCTATGGGAAATGATGCACCTCTAGCTGTTATGTCAAACAGAGAAAAGTTATGTTTTGAGTACTTCAAGCAAATGTTTGCTCAAGTAACAAATCCTCCAATCGATCCTATCCGTGAAAAGATTGTTACTTCAATGGAGTGCATGATCGGCCCAGAAGGTGATCTAACCGAAACAACTGAGGAGCAATGTCACCGTCTCTCCCTAAAAGGTCCTCTTTTGACCATCGAAGAGATGGAATCTGTCAAGAAAATGAACTACAGAGGCTGGAGGACTAAAGTTCTCGATATAACTTATCCAAAAGAAGAAGGCGCAAAAGGGTTGGAGATTACCTTAGACCGAATTTGTGCTGAAGCAAATGACGCGATCAAGGAGGGATACACATTACTGGTTTTGTCTGATCGAG CTTTCTCTCCAACGCGTGTTGCTGTGAGCTCTCTCTTGGCTGTTGGTGCCGTCCATCACCACCTTGTTAAGAGCCTTGCACGTACTCAAGTTGGTTTGATTGTGGAGTCTGCTGAACCACGTGAAGTGCATCATTTCTGTACACTTGTGGGATTCGGAGCAGATGCTATCTGCCCATATCTGGCTGTAGAGTCTGTCCATAGATTACAGGTTGATGGCAAGATACCACCTAAGTCTAACGGTGAATTCCATTCCAAAGAAGAGCTTGTCAAGAAGTATTACAAGGCAAGCAACTATGGAATGATGAAGGTTCTTGCCAAAATGGGAATTTCTACCCTGGCCTCATACAAGGGTGCTCAAATCTTTGAAGCTCTTGGGCTCTCATCAGAAGTCATTGAGAAGTGTTTTGCTGGTACCCCAAGCAGAGTTGAAGGAGCTACATTTGAGATGCTTGCACGTGATGCGCTTCTCTTGCATGAGATGGCCTTTCCAGCCCGTGCCTACGCCCCTGGAAGTGCAGAAGCTTCAGCACTCTCCAACCCTGGGAACTATCACTGGAGGAAGAATGGGGAAATTCATCTTAATGACCCTCTCGCCATTGCCAAGTTGCAGGAGGCAGCAAGGACTAACAGTGTGGCTGCGTACAAGGAATACTCGAAGCGCATCAATGAGTTGAACAAGCAAAGTAACTTGCGTGGGCTCATGAAGTTCAAAGAAGCAGATGTCAAAATTCCACTAGATGAAGTGGAGCCTGCCAGTGAAATTGTTAAGCGGTTCTGCACTGGCGCTATGAGTTATGGATCAATATCACTCGAAGCACATCAAACCCTTGCAATGGCTATGAACAAACTTGGAGGAAAGTCGAACACAg GTGAGGGAGGAGAACTGCCATCTCGTATGGAGCCTCTTCCAGATGGTTCAAGGAACCCTAAAAGAAGTTCCATCAAACAAATTGCTAGTGGAAGATTCGGTGTTTCGAGCTACTATCTTACCAATGCTGACGAGCTGCAGATAAAGATGGCTCAG GGAGCAAAACCTGGGGAAGGTGGGGAGCTACCTGGCCACAAGGTTATTGGAGACATAGCTATCACCAGAAATTCCACCGCTGGTGTGGGGCTTATCAGTCCACCTCCTCATCATGACATCTACTCTATCGAAGATCTTGCCCAGCTAATTCACGATCTCAAG aATGCCAATCCTGGGGCTCGTATTAGTGTTAAACTCGTATCTGAAGCTGGTGTTGGAGTTATTGCAAGTGGTGTGGTGAAGGGTCACGCTGACCATGTTCTGATAGCAGGTCATGATGGTGGTACTGGTGCCTCTCGTTGGACTGGTATTAAAAATGCGGGTCTTCCGTGGGAACTTGGTCTAGCAGAGACGCACCAAACCCTTGTTGCCAATGACCTTCGTGGCCGTACTGTTCTTCAGACAGATGGGCAGCTGAAAACTGGGAGGGATGTTGCCGTTGCTGCTCTTCTTGGTGCAGAAGAGTTTGGTTTCAGTACTGCACCTCTTATTACACTAGGGTGTATCATGATGAGAAAGTGCCACAAGAACACTTGCCCTGTTGGAATTGCTACTCAAGATCCAGTTCTCCGTGAGAAGTTTGCTGGGGAGCCTGAGCATGTTATCAACTTCTTCTTTATGCTTGCTGAGGAAGTTAGAGAGATCATGTCTGGACTTGGTTTCAGAAGTCTAACTGAAATGATCGGTCGTGCGGATATGCTTGAACTAGACAGGGAAGTTGTCAAGAACAACGATAAGCTGAAGAACATTGATCTCTCACTTCTACTCAGACCCGCTGCTGATATTCGTCCTGGTGCTGCTCAGTACTGTGTCCAGAAACAAGATCACGGCTTAGACATGGCTTTGGATCAAGAGCTGATTGCATTGTCTAAATCTGCTCTAGAGAAGTCTCTCCCCGTGTACATTGAAACTCCCATCTGCAACGTTAACCGTGCTGTTGGGACAATGCTGAGCCACGAGGTTACTAAACGCTACCACTTGGCTGGTCTACCAAAGGATACAATTCATATCAAGTTCTCAGGAAGTGCTGGGCAGAGTCTTGGAGCTTTCTTGTGTCCGGGAATTACACTAGAACTTGAGGGTGACAGCAACGACTATGTTGGTAAAGGTCTCTCCGGAGGTAAAGTTGTTGTCTACCCTCCTAAAGGAAGCAGCTTCGATCCAAAAGAGAACATTGTTATTGGTAACGTAGCACTTTATGGGGCCACTAGTGGTGAAGCCTACTTTAATGGGATGGCAGCTGAAAGATTCTCTGTTCGTAATTCTGGTGCCAAAGCCGTTGTGGAAGGTGTTGGTGATCACGGTTGCGAGTATATGACTGGTGGTACAGTTGTGGTGCTTGGAAAGACTGGTAGAAACTTTGCTGCTGGTATGAGTGGTGGTGTTGCATATGTCCTTGACGTGGATGGAAAGTTTCACACAAGGTGCAACCTTGAACTCGTTGATCTTGATAAAGTTGAAGATGACGATGACAAAATGACGCTCAAAATGATGATACAGCAACATCAACGACACACGAACAGCCAACTTGCACAAGAAGTTCTTGCAGACTTTGAGAATTTGCTGCCGAAGTTTATCAAGGTTTTTCCTAGAGATTACAAACGTGTTTTGGCAGCCATGAAAGAGGAGGAGGTCTCCAAGCAAGCCATTGAGCGTGCTTCTGAAGAAGCTGACGAGATGGAAGAAAAGGAACTTGAGGAGAAAGATGCCTTTGCCGAGCTGAAGAACTTGgcagcttcttcttcaaaaGAGGAGATGTCTGGAAACGGAGTGGCCACTGAAACTCCAAAGAAACCTTCTCTAGTAGATAATGCTGTTAAACATCGCGGTTTCATTGCTTATGAGCGTGAGGGAGTAAAGTACAGAGAACCCAGTGTTAGACTTAATGACTGGAACGAAGTCATGGAGGAATCAAAACCTGGACCGCTTCTCAAGACTCAGTCAGCTCGTTGCATGGACTGTGGAACTCCATTCTGCCACCAG GAGAACTCTGGGTGTCCCCTAGGTAACAAGATCCCTGAGTTCAATGAACTTGTTTACCAAAACAGATGGCAAGAAGCGTTGAATCGTCTACTTGAGACGAATAACTTCCCAGAATTTACTGGAAGAGTCTGCCCTGCACCATGTGAAGGTTCATGTGTTCTTGGTATAATTGAGAACCCCGTTTCTATCAAAAGTATCGAGTGTGCTATCATAGATAAAGCCTTTGAGGAAGGATGGATGGTACCAAGACCTCCTCTCACGAGAACAGG GAAGAAAGTTGCCATTATCGGAAGTGGGCCAGCTGGACTTGCTGCTGCTGACCAGCTGAACAAAATGGGCCACTCGGTAACTGTCTACGAGCGTGCTGATAGAATTGGTGGGCTTATGATGTATGGAGTCCCAAACATGAAGACTGACAAAATTGACATAGTCCAACGCCGAGTTGATCTTATGACCAAAGAAGGTATCAACTTTGTGGTCAATGCTAACATTGGAAAAGACCCGTCTTACTCTCTGGATGGACTTAAGGAGGAGAATGATGCAATTGTTCTTGCTGTTGGTTCCACAAAACCAAG AGATCTTCCAGTGCCTGGTCGTGATCTATCAGGTGTTCATTTTGCTATGGAGTTTCTTCATGCGAACACCAAGAGTCTGCTTGATAGCAATCTTCAAGATGGCAATTACATTTCTGCCAAGGGTAAGAAGGTTGTGGTCATTGGTGGAGGTGATACCGGCACAGATTGTATTGGAACATCTATCCGTCATGGTTGCACCAACATTGTAAACCTAGAGCTTCTTCCTCAGCCACCTTCAACGAGAGCTCCTGGAAACCCTTGGCCACAG TGGCCCCGTGTCTTCCGTATTGATTACGGACACCAAGAAGCTGCGACCAAGTTTGGAAAAGATCCTAGAACATATGAAGTCTTGACCAAGCGGTTCATAGGAGATGACAATGGAAACGTGAAAGGGCTTGAACTTGTGCGTGTGAGTTGGGAGAAGGATGAATCCGGAAGGTTCCAGTTCAAGGAGATTGAAGGCTCTGAGGAGATAATCGAAGCGGATCTTGTTTTCTTGGCCATGGGATTCCTTGGACCTGAGCCA ACACTTGCTGAGAAGCTAGGACTAGAATGCGACAACAGGTCGAACTTCAAGGCGGAGTACGGCAGATTCTCCACAACTGTGGAAGGTGTTTTTGCAGCGGGGGATTGTCGGAGAGGCCAGTCTTTGGTGGTATGGGCCATCTCAGAAGGACGTCAAGCTGCATCTCAGGTGGACAAGTTCCTCAGCAAAGACGAGGATGACCTAGTTGGCGCAAAGCTCGAACAAAATCTCAACGAGATGAAGCACCGACACTAG